The genomic DNA ACGGGCAACTGGTGCAGCATGAACGCGTCGACGTCCGCGACCGGAAAGCGCCGCGCGAAGTAGCCGTCCAGCGCGCGCGTCAGCAGCACGGCCGCGAGGAAGTAGGGGTCGAGGCCGTCCGGTCGCACGTCGATGAACCGGTTGGAGGTGTGGACGCCATCCGGCACGACCGCCCCCACCAGGCGGCGCGCCAGGCTCGGGTGGCGCGCCGCGTGGAAGGCCACGCGCGCGGAGGCCTGCCGCGCGTGCTTCGCCGCGAGATCCGCGGCGAGGTAGGCGCCGGCCGGCAGCAGGACGTCGCGGGCCAGTTCGGCTCCCGACAACAGGATCGGCCGATCGCTGGCCCCCGGCTCGCGCACGGGCAGGCGCGATCCGGGCGTACCGGCCGGTACGAACGCGTGGGCGCGGGCGGTGCTCGTGTAGATGCCGTCGGAGGCACGGGCCACGTCACCGAGAGGCACGGCGGTCTCGAGCCAGCAACGCTCTACTCGCGCCAGTTCCGCGTCGTCATGGACGCTCATTGCCGAATGGGGTCTGGCGGCCCAATCGCGCTGCTCGACCTCCGACCGGAAGCCGGGCGCGCTGACCGCGATGCGGCCCCCGGGCGGCGACTTGACCATGACGATCGCCGCCGGCACCGTCACGGGGGTGTCCGCGAAGGACCCGGCCGGGAGGATGGCGATCTCCTCGACGCGCCAATCCAGGACGTGCCGGCGCAACCGGGCGTCGAACCGGTTCTGCAGCCAGGTGTTGGGCGTCAGGAATGCCAGCCGCCCGCCTGGCGCCAGGCTGCGCAGCGCCCACACCAGGAAGAGACCGTGGAGGTTGATCTCGCCCTCGCGAATCTCGGCGTAGCGTTCGTCGAACAGCGGCTTGCGCGGATCCCCCCGACCGATCTTCTCCCACGGCGGATTGCCCACGATGACGTCGAACCGCGGCTCGGGCGGGAGCAGCAGGGTGTCGGCCACGACAAGGCCGCCCGGCGATCCGCCCCCGGAGTGGTCCGCCAGGGCCGCGGCCGCCACGCGGATGGCGGTTGGATCCCGGTCGTAGCCGTAGCAGCAACTCGCCGCCCGCGCCGGCGCGAGGCCTGCCCCCCGTAACGCGTCGCAGGCCGCGAGGAGGAAGGTTCCCGCCCCGACGGCCGGGTCGAGGATCCGCAGGCGGTCGAGGTCGGCCGGGGCCGCGGCGCCGGCGATGAGCGGCGCGAGGGCCTTGCCCGCCAGCCAGGCCGCGATCGGCGGGGGAGTGTAGAACGCCCCGTCCCGCTTGCGCAGCGCCTGGTCGCCGGCCCGGCGCCTTTCGTGCGCGGCGATCAGGTCCCACGCAGTGCCCGTCATGGGTGCCCGAGCGCGCGGCCGATCATTGGCGGCCGCTACGGGGATCGAGCAGGTCGCGCAGACCGTCGCCCAGGAGGTTGAAACCCAGCACCACCGCCATGATGGCCAGGCCGGGGAACATCACGGTCCACGGTGCGCTCCGGATGAAGGCGCGGGAGCCGTTGAGCATCGCCCCCCATTCCGGGGCGGGCACCTGCGCGCCCAGGCCCAGGAAGGACAGGCCGGCCGTCTCGAGGATGGCGGCTGCGATCCCGAGGGTCGCCTGCACGACCAGGGGCGTCAGGCAATTGGGAAAGACGTGCAGGAGGGCGATGCGGGCGTGCCCCGCCCCGAGCGCGCGGGCCGCGCTCACGTACTCCTGGCGCGCCACCACCAGCGCCGAAGCCCGCACGAGGCGAGCGTAGGTGGGGACGTTGACGATCGCCACCGCCAGCATGGCGTTGGTGAGCGACGGCCCCAGGATGGCGACGACCAGGATGGCCAGCAGGATCGTGGGGAAGGCCATGAGCACGTCCACCAGGCGCATCAGCGCTTCGTCGACCCAGCCGCCGGCGTAGCCCGCGCAAAGGCCGATCGCGGCACCGGCCGCGAAAGCGAGGCTCACCGACAGGAGGCCGACCTGCAGGCTGATTCCCGCCCCGGCGATCAGGCGCGACAGGACGTCGCGCCCGAGATCGTCGGTACCCAGCCAGTGGTTCGCCCCCGGGGGCTGCAACCTGGCACCGAGGTCCTGGGCGAGCGGATCGTACGGGGCGAGCCACGGCGCCAGGACCGCCACCAGCACGAACAGGAGCGAGACGATCGCCCCGGCCACGGCACCGCGATTGGCGAGCGCGCGCCGCAGCCACACCCGCCAGGCCGGCGGCCCGAGAAGGGGCTCGGCAGGCCCGCGCCGGGCCATTTCGGCGCTCACGCGCGCAACCTCGGGTCGAGGATCTGGTAGGCCAGGTCGGTCAGCAGGTTGACCAGCACGAACGTCAGGGCGAACACGAGCACGCAGCCCTGGAGCAGCGGGAAGTCTCGCGAGAAGACGGCTCCCACGGCCAGGCCGCCGATGCCGGGCCACGAGAAGATCGTCTCGGTGATGACCGCGCCCGACAGCAGGGTCCCGGCCTGCAGGCCGCTCACCGTCACGATGGGGATCGCCGCGTTGCGCAGGGCGTGCTTCCAGTTGACGCGGTGCTCGCCGGCCCCTTTCGCGCGGGCCGTGCGGATGTAGTCCTGCCCCAGCACCTCGAGCATCGCCGCCCGCGTCATTCGCCCGACGACCGCCAGGGGCACGGTCGCCAGCGTGAGGGCGGGGAGCGCCAGGTGCAGCGCCGCGCTGCGGAAGGCCGGCAGATCGCCCCTGAGCAGCGTGTCCAGCAGGTACAGGCCCGTCAGCGGCGCGACCTCGCTGGCCAGATCGAGCCGCCCCGACAGCGGCAGCACGCGCATCTGCGCCGAGAACACCAGCATCAGCACCAGGCCCAGCCAGAAGATGGGCATGCTCACGCCCACCAGCGACGCGCCGGTGGCCAGCTGATCGATCCAGGAGTTGCGCCGGACGGCGGCATACAGCCCCAGGGGCACCCCGATCAGCATGGCGAGCGCCAGTGCGGCCAGCGCAAGCTCGAGCGTGGCCGGGAACCGCGCGGCCACCTCGTACAGCACCGGGTTGCCGGTCGAGAGCGAGCGCCCCAGATCGCCCTGCACCAAGCCGCCCAGGTAGCCCGCGAACTGGACAGCGATGGGCCGGTCGAGCCCCAGATCGTGCCGGAGGGCGGCCTTGGCGGCCTCGGTCGCCCGCTCGCCCAGGATGACCGTGGCCGGATCGCCAGGGATCAGCCGCACCGCCGCGAACACGATCGCCACGACGCCCAGCAAGATGGGGGCCAGCAGCGCCAGGCGGCGGGCAACGACCTTGATCACTGGAGCCACACCCCCGCGAAGAGCTTGCTGCCCGTTGGTTGCAGCGCGTAGCCGCGGACGCCCTTGCGGAGGATCGCCATTTGCCGGGCGTGGAAGAGCGGCACCCAGGACGCGTCCTCGTGCACGATGTGCTGCACCTCGCGGTAGAGAGCGGCGCGGCGCGCCGGATCCGGCGCTTCCCGGGCGGCGTCGAGGAGGGCGTCGACGCGAGGATTCCGGTAGAAGGCGTAGTTGGATGCGCTGCCCTTGCGGGCGTTCGAGGAGTGGAAGAAGGTGTACAGGAAGTTGTCGGGATCGCCGTAGTCGCCGACCCAGCCGATGAGGGCCGCCGCGTGGTCGCCGTTGCCCATCTTGTCGAGGTAGGTGGCCCACTCGTGCGTGACCACCTCGGCGTCGATGCCCACCTTGCGCAGGTCGGCCTGGATCACCTCGCCAATCTTGAGGCCGAGCGGCATGTAGGGCCGCGCGACCGGCATCGCCCAGACTTCGAGCTTCAACCCTCCGGGGTAGCCGGCCTCGGCCAGGAGGCGCCGCGCCCGGTCCGGGTCGTGCGGGTAGTCCGCCACGTCGTGGGCGTAGCCCCACAGGAGCGGCGGCATCGGGTTCCTGGCGACCACTCCCAGCTTGCCGTCGGCGAAGAATGCCTTCACGAGGTTCTGCCTGTCCAGGGCGAGGTTGAGCGCCTGCCGCACGCGCCGGTCGGTGAGGGGCGGCCTTGTCGTGTTGAGCGCGAGGTACCCGACGTTGAGACCAGGCTGGCTCAGGAGCCGGAGCTCCGGATTGGCCAGCACCCGCTGCAAGTCGTCCGGGTTGAGGCCGTCCATGCCCATCACGCCGGCCTCGCCCGCGACCGAGCCCACCTCGAGTTCGAGCAGCCTGACGCTGTTTTCGAGGACCGGCTTGAAGATCACCCGGTCGAGCCTCGGCCGGCCGGCCCAGTGATCCGGATTGGCCTCCAGCACGATCTTCTCGTTGGGCTTCCAGGACACGAAGCGGAAGGG from Candidatus Tanganyikabacteria bacterium includes the following:
- a CDS encoding ABC transporter permease, with product MIKVVARRLALLAPILLGVVAIVFAAVRLIPGDPATVILGERATEAAKAALRHDLGLDRPIAVQFAGYLGGLVQGDLGRSLSTGNPVLYEVAARFPATLELALAALALAMLIGVPLGLYAAVRRNSWIDQLATGASLVGVSMPIFWLGLVLMLVFSAQMRVLPLSGRLDLASEVAPLTGLYLLDTLLRGDLPAFRSAALHLALPALTLATVPLAVVGRMTRAAMLEVLGQDYIRTARAKGAGEHRVNWKHALRNAAIPIVTVSGLQAGTLLSGAVITETIFSWPGIGGLAVGAVFSRDFPLLQGCVLVFALTFVLVNLLTDLAYQILDPRLRA
- a CDS encoding N-6 DNA methylase — encoded protein: MTGTAWDLIAAHERRRAGDQALRKRDGAFYTPPPIAAWLAGKALAPLIAGAAAPADLDRLRILDPAVGAGTFLLAACDALRGAGLAPARAASCCYGYDRDPTAIRVAAAALADHSGGGSPGGLVVADTLLLPPEPRFDVIVGNPPWEKIGRGDPRKPLFDERYAEIREGEINLHGLFLVWALRSLAPGGRLAFLTPNTWLQNRFDARLRRHVLDWRVEEIAILPAGSFADTPVTVPAAIVMVKSPPGGRIAVSAPGFRSEVEQRDWAARPHSAMSVHDDAELARVERCWLETAVPLGDVARASDGIYTSTARAHAFVPAGTPGSRLPVREPGASDRPILLSGAELARDVLLPAGAYLAADLAAKHARQASARVAFHAARHPSLARRLVGAVVPDGVHTSNRFIDVRPDGLDPYFLAAVLLTRALDGYFARRFPVADVDAFMLHQLPV
- a CDS encoding ABC transporter substrate-binding protein translates to MWSGGRRLLVAALLAGCQAAGPTTGTTMVFAKSKDANRLDPADVTDGESSAVTENIFDGLLRFRDQSTEIEPALALSWHLSADRRTYTFKLRPGVKFHDETPCDAAAVKFSFDRQRKPLEGQLMEYWQSFFSAVGPVDALDPLTVRVQLLRPDATFLPKLAMFSMGIVSPTAARKWGADFSRHPVGTGPFRFVSWKPNEKIVLEANPDHWAGRPRLDRVIFKPVLENSVRLLELEVGSVAGEAGVMGMDGLNPDDLQRVLANPELRLLSQPGLNVGYLALNTTRPPLTDRRVRQALNLALDRQNLVKAFFADGKLGVVARNPMPPLLWGYAHDVADYPHDPDRARRLLAEAGYPGGLKLEVWAMPVARPYMPLGLKIGEVIQADLRKVGIDAEVVTHEWATYLDKMGNGDHAAALIGWVGDYGDPDNFLYTFFHSSNARKGSASNYAFYRNPRVDALLDAAREAPDPARRAALYREVQHIVHEDASWVPLFHARQMAILRKGVRGYALQPTGSKLFAGVWLQ
- a CDS encoding ABC transporter permease, which gives rise to MARRGPAEPLLGPPAWRVWLRRALANRGAVAGAIVSLLFVLVAVLAPWLAPYDPLAQDLGARLQPPGANHWLGTDDLGRDVLSRLIAGAGISLQVGLLSVSLAFAAGAAIGLCAGYAGGWVDEALMRLVDVLMAFPTILLAILVVAILGPSLTNAMLAVAIVNVPTYARLVRASALVVARQEYVSAARALGAGHARIALLHVFPNCLTPLVVQATLGIAAAILETAGLSFLGLGAQVPAPEWGAMLNGSRAFIRSAPWTVMFPGLAIMAVVLGFNLLGDGLRDLLDPRSGRQ